One window of Methanobacterium alkalithermotolerans genomic DNA carries:
- a CDS encoding DUF22 domain-containing protein translates to MVRILTRLGEVKKDMEQYRDELVDFKIGTISGNLRAIIADEDMEIKAGEVKPIKIKKISLPGSHIAFMCAYAANQLGHTIAAGEETPLPLSMDRNMDHATFVAAMDGSIQKEDLLGVLILLPVELTH, encoded by the coding sequence ATGGTCAGAATTCTAACCAGACTGGGTGAAGTTAAAAAAGACATGGAACAATATCGTGATGAGCTGGTAGATTTTAAGATTGGTACAATCTCCGGTAATCTGAGGGCCATAATTGCCGATGAAGATATGGAAATAAAAGCAGGAGAAGTTAAACCCATTAAAATCAAAAAAATCTCCTTACCAGGTAGCCATATTGCGTTCATGTGTGCTTATGCCGCCAACCAACTGGGGCACACCATTGCTGCAGGTGAGGAAACTCCCCTACCTTTAAGTATGGATCGAAACATGGACCATGCTACTTTTGTAGCTGCAATGGATGGATCTATACAAAAGGAAGATTTACTGGGTGTTTTGATTCTTTTACCAGTGGAACTCACACACTGA
- a CDS encoding V-type ATP synthase subunit D, producing the protein MAQEMIEGINPTRMELLKLKDREKLAIKGYSLLKEKRNALIMEFFNILERVKGSRENVEEKLKEAFEDLTTAQILMGDLAVNKAAMSVKESIELDIDSRSIMGVVVPVLDSTSSSRTVVERGYSFVDTSVKLDEAAKKFEESLALIIELGEIEKTIVLLAGEIESTKRRVNALEHIIIPRLENTVKYIEMRLEEMERENFVRLKVIKKSMEME; encoded by the coding sequence ATGGCACAGGAAATGATTGAAGGGATTAACCCTACCAGGATGGAGCTTTTAAAGCTTAAAGATAGGGAAAAACTCGCAATTAAAGGTTACAGTCTTTTAAAAGAAAAGCGTAACGCTCTTATTATGGAGTTTTTCAATATACTGGAAAGGGTAAAAGGATCCCGAGAAAATGTAGAAGAAAAATTGAAGGAAGCTTTTGAAGACCTTACTACCGCTCAAATATTAATGGGTGACTTAGCAGTAAATAAAGCTGCCATGTCAGTTAAAGAGTCTATTGAATTGGATATCGACTCCCGTAGTATCATGGGAGTGGTGGTACCGGTACTGGATTCCACATCTTCTTCAAGGACAGTAGTTGAAAGGGGATACAGTTTTGTTGACACATCTGTAAAACTGGATGAGGCTGCTAAAAAGTTTGAAGAGTCTCTGGCACTTATCATCGAACTGGGTGAGATTGAGAAGACAATTGTACTTTTAGCTGGTGAAATTGAATCTACCAAACGAAGGGTAAATGCCCTGGAACACATAATCATTCCCCGTCTGGAAAATACAGTCAAATACATTGAAATGAGACTGGAAGAGATGGAAAGGGAAAACTTCGTTCGATTAAAAGTAATTAAAAAATCCATGGAGATGGAGTAA
- a CDS encoding ATP synthase subunit B: MNVNIKTREYTTVTEVAGPLMIVEGVEGVAYSEIVEIVTPSGENRRGQVLEVKEDLAVIQVFEGTSDLNTATTKVRFTGETAKIGVSLDMMGRIFNGTGKPIDGGPEIIPEKELDINGSPMNPSAREFPAEFIETGISTIDGMNTLVRGQKLPIFSGSGLPHNELAAQIARQAKVLAQETEFSVIFAAMGITHEEANYFMRDFEQTGALERVTVFMNLADDPAIERIITPRMALTTAEYLAFEHNMHVLVILTDLTNYCEALREISAAREEVPGRRGYPGYMYTDLSSIYERAGRLDGKDGSITQMPILVMPQDDITHPIPDLTGYITEGQIVLSRDLHRKGIYPPVDVLPSLSRLMSGGIGDERTREDHSGVSDQLYSAYAEGRDLRDLMAVVGEEALTERDQKFLKFAEEFEKQFITQSRDEDRSIQETLDLGWELLSLLPVSELKRVREEHIPKYLPNYEKE; this comes from the coding sequence ATGAATGTTAATATTAAAACCCGAGAATACACCACTGTTACTGAAGTAGCTGGTCCTCTAATGATAGTGGAAGGTGTAGAAGGTGTTGCTTACAGTGAGATAGTGGAGATTGTAACTCCTTCTGGTGAAAATAGAAGGGGGCAGGTTCTGGAAGTTAAAGAGGATCTGGCAGTAATTCAGGTTTTCGAAGGGACAAGTGATTTGAATACCGCCACCACCAAGGTTAGATTCACAGGTGAAACAGCTAAGATTGGTGTTTCCCTGGATATGATGGGCCGTATATTCAATGGTACTGGAAAGCCTATTGATGGTGGACCAGAAATTATCCCTGAGAAGGAACTGGATATAAATGGTAGTCCTATGAATCCTTCTGCCAGGGAATTCCCTGCAGAATTCATTGAAACTGGTATTTCAACCATTGATGGTATGAATACTCTGGTAAGAGGACAGAAATTACCTATCTTTTCTGGATCAGGATTGCCTCACAATGAACTGGCAGCTCAAATTGCCCGACAAGCAAAGGTACTGGCCCAGGAAACTGAATTTTCAGTAATATTTGCTGCTATGGGTATTACTCACGAAGAAGCTAACTACTTCATGCGGGACTTTGAACAAACCGGTGCACTGGAAAGAGTAACAGTATTCATGAACCTGGCAGATGACCCTGCCATCGAAAGGATTATTACTCCACGTATGGCATTAACCACAGCAGAATATCTTGCTTTTGAGCATAATATGCACGTACTGGTTATATTAACCGATTTAACTAATTATTGTGAAGCTTTACGGGAAATTTCTGCAGCACGAGAAGAAGTACCCGGAAGAAGAGGTTATCCTGGTTACATGTACACTGATTTATCCAGTATATATGAAAGAGCAGGACGTTTAGATGGTAAAGATGGTTCCATTACTCAGATGCCTATTCTGGTAATGCCTCAAGACGATATAACTCACCCTATTCCGGACCTGACTGGTTATATTACCGAAGGACAGATAGTATTAAGCAGGGATCTGCACCGTAAAGGTATCTATCCTCCAGTAGATGTTCTACCTTCCCTATCTCGGCTTATGAGTGGGGGTATTGGTGATGAAAGAACCAGAGAAGATCACAGCGGTGTTTCTGATCAGCTTTACTCTGCCTATGCAGAAGGCCGTGATTTAAGAGACCTGATGGCAGTGGTAGGTGAAGAAGCACTTACTGAAAGGGATCAAAAATTCTTAAAATTTGCTGAAGAGTTCGAAAAACAATTCATTACTCAAAGTAGAGATGAAGATAGGTCTATACAGGAAACTCTTGATTTAGGTTGGGAACTTCTGAGTTTATTACCTGTTTCTGAACTTAAACGGGTTCGGGAAGAACATATACCAAAATACCTGCCTAACTATGAAAAAGAATAA